The window CCTCAAAACCATTAAACTATAAACAGTGAGTGGAGAAAAAATTAAAAGTCTAATGGCTAGAGGCGACCAAATCTATGTTTTTCGAGAATTTTATAACCTAGAAGGTTTATACGAACACCATGGGATTGATTGTGGGGATGGAACGGTTATTCATTATCGTAAACCCAGTGAAATTATTGAACGCACTTCTATCGATACCTTTTCTAAGGGGAAAAAGATTGATGTGCGACACTATCCCATTCGTTATATCCCCGATACTGTTATTCAACGGGCTGAAAGTCGTTTAGGTGAAAAACAATATAATTTACTGTTTAATAATTGTGAACATTTTGCGACTTGGTGCGTTACTGGGGTTAGTAAAAGTCAACAGGTGGAAAATTTTATTCCCCTTCTCCGTTATATTAATGTTGACACCTTATCTGAGCCTCTCAAACAAGCGTTCATGGGAACACCGCCAAAAGATGCCAATCACCTTTTAAATCAGGCTTTAGCGGAAATTCGGGTCAGTTGGGATGATATTCACCCTCAATATAAACACGCCTTAAACGATATGAATTCTTGGAATCAAGTGGCTGTAGAAGCATTAAAACGCAATCGAGAAGATTTAGCCCGGGAAGCCCTCAAGCGCAAACTCACCGCCAAACGACGGGCTACGGAATTAGAAGCGAGTTTAGAAAAATTAGCGTCTATGACTCAAAAGCTACTCCAAAATCAAACCGATATTCCCCATTAGGAAATAAACCGGGATTGTTCCAGGGTAGCTGAGGCTCTCAAACTCAATCGAGGATATCAGAAATGCTATAACTGGGGCGAAAGGATTCGAACCTCTGAATGGCGGGACCAAAACCCGCTGCCTTACCGCTTGGCGACGCCCCATTGCTTCACAGTTATTTATATTAGCAGTATCCTCCCTGGATTTGTCAAGGGTTTTCACTAATTTTTTTTTAACATTTTTGAATAATCGTCTGAAATCCTCTTGATATAATCGTTTGGGCCATTATCAACCTGCGGTTCATCAGGAAGAGAAGGCACAATAAAGAAGATTGACTTCACACTCTGATCCGCTATGTATCGTCATCCAATCTCAACAGGGTTGTTTGTTGTGGTTGTTGTGCGCTCTGACAACCGCTTTTTATTGATTCAGGAAGTAATGGGGAATCGTCCTTGGTATTTTCCCGCCGGACGAGTCGAACCTGGGGAAACCTTTGTCGCCGCCGCCAAACGGGAAACCCTAGAAGAAGCGGGAATTCCTATCATCTTGGAAGGGATTTTAAGAATTCAGCATCTCCCCCAACCGAACGGACAATCCCGCATTGGGGTGTTTTTTTTAGCCCGTCCTGAAGGGAATACACCGCCCAAAAGTAAACCAGATCATGAAAGTTTAGGTGCGAAATGGTTTACCTTAATGGAACTCGAACAATTACCCTTAAGAACTAAATTTGTAAAACCGATTATTTCTGAGGTTTTAACAAAACCAGAAGTTTATCCCTTACAGTTAATTATACCGGAAGGAAATTTGATGAAAGTTACACAAATTCAGAAATAATTTAATTTTGCTCCTAGAATAATAGGAGGAGAATTGTTAGAGGTTATTGAACCGGAACTAATAATAAACTGCCTTGAAAATCGCCAGATTGGGCAGGGGAATTAAAGCGCCAATATTGTTGATATTGATTTAAGAAACTTTGACCGATAATCCCATCCA is drawn from Planktothrix sp. FACHB-1365 and contains these coding sequences:
- a CDS encoding lecithin retinol acyltransferase family protein; its protein translation is MSGEKIKSLMARGDQIYVFREFYNLEGLYEHHGIDCGDGTVIHYRKPSEIIERTSIDTFSKGKKIDVRHYPIRYIPDTVIQRAESRLGEKQYNLLFNNCEHFATWCVTGVSKSQQVENFIPLLRYINVDTLSEPLKQAFMGTPPKDANHLLNQALAEIRVSWDDIHPQYKHALNDMNSWNQVAVEALKRNREDLAREALKRKLTAKRRATELEASLEKLASMTQKLLQNQTDIPH
- a CDS encoding NUDIX hydrolase, giving the protein MYRHPISTGLFVVVVVRSDNRFLLIQEVMGNRPWYFPAGRVEPGETFVAAAKRETLEEAGIPIILEGILRIQHLPQPNGQSRIGVFFLARPEGNTPPKSKPDHESLGAKWFTLMELEQLPLRTKFVKPIISEVLTKPEVYPLQLIIPEGNLMKVTQIQK